Proteins found in one Solitalea lacus genomic segment:
- a CDS encoding YybH family protein, with the protein MKNMIVIGCLISLMFACNEKKEEPAAVVIDKEQIKKEIQAKEDEFAETYNSGVLKNIGYYAEDATSFFQNREPLVGKDAIIAFLLSDVTSKTNKISFTTKEVFVSNDGNLVVEIGAFKVVDSISTPVNTGNYITLFEKRNGKYVAVRDMSASDGMSVK; encoded by the coding sequence ATGAAAAACATGATTGTAATAGGATGTTTAATAAGTCTAATGTTCGCCTGTAACGAAAAAAAAGAAGAACCGGCAGCTGTGGTGATTGATAAAGAACAAATCAAAAAAGAAATTCAGGCTAAGGAAGATGAATTTGCTGAAACTTATAATAGCGGGGTGTTAAAAAATATTGGTTATTACGCAGAAGATGCGACAAGCTTTTTTCAGAATAGGGAACCACTGGTAGGGAAAGATGCAATTATAGCTTTTTTACTGTCCGACGTAACTTCAAAAACAAACAAAATTTCATTTACTACTAAAGAAGTTTTTGTATCAAATGATGGAAATCTGGTTGTAGAAATTGGTGCTTTTAAAGTTGTCGATTCTATCAGTACTCCGGTCAATACAGGAAATTACATAACTCTGTTTGAGAAAAGAAATGGTAAATACGTTGCAGTAAGGGACATGAGTGCTTCGGATGGTATGTCTGTCAAATAA